One region of Rhizobium sp. WYJ-E13 genomic DNA includes:
- a CDS encoding SDR family NAD(P)-dependent oxidoreductase — MATLQEMFDVRDKSVIVTGGASGIGRAYAEVMADNGARVCIFDLNPTQLDSVVADLKANGGDVWGQMVDVTDRPRVKEAFDAVAERHGRIDIVFANAGIDAGPGFLSTTGGRIPEGAIDVLDDHHWDRVIEVNLSSVYTTVKHSARHMKKTGGGRIIVTSSIAAQINEAIVGTPYMPAKAGVDHFVRQMAMELGMFGILVNCISPGPFMTNIAGGRLKIPADRKAFEEQSLIGRIGDTEDIKGLALYLASPCSSYVTGSQIVIDGGSMNRIK; from the coding sequence ATGGCGACATTGCAAGAGATGTTCGACGTTCGTGACAAGTCAGTCATCGTCACTGGCGGCGCCAGCGGTATCGGTCGCGCTTATGCCGAAGTCATGGCCGACAACGGCGCGCGGGTCTGTATTTTCGATCTCAACCCAACGCAGCTCGACAGCGTCGTGGCAGATCTCAAGGCCAATGGCGGCGATGTGTGGGGGCAGATGGTCGACGTGACCGACCGTCCGCGCGTGAAGGAGGCATTCGATGCCGTGGCTGAGCGGCATGGCCGGATCGACATCGTCTTCGCCAATGCCGGTATCGACGCCGGGCCGGGTTTCCTGTCGACGACCGGCGGGCGCATCCCGGAGGGAGCGATCGACGTGCTCGACGACCACCACTGGGACCGGGTCATCGAGGTCAACCTCTCATCGGTCTACACGACCGTGAAGCATTCCGCGCGTCACATGAAGAAGACCGGCGGCGGCAGGATCATCGTCACGTCGTCCATCGCCGCCCAGATCAACGAGGCGATTGTTGGCACGCCCTATATGCCGGCCAAGGCGGGCGTGGATCATTTCGTCCGGCAGATGGCGATGGAACTGGGGATGTTCGGCATCCTCGTCAACTGCATCTCGCCCGGTCCGTTCATGACCAATATTGCCGGCGGCCGGCTGAAGATCCCCGCCGACCGGAAGGCCTTCGAGGAGCAGTCGCTGATCGGCAGGATCGGCGACACGGAGGATATCAAGGGCCTGGCGCTTTATCTGGCCTCACCCTGCTCGTCCTACGTCACCGGCAGCCAGATCGTGATCGATGGAGGTTCGATGAACCGCATTAAGTGA